One window from the genome of Flavobacterium agricola encodes:
- a CDS encoding thioredoxin family protein produces MEALTIATAFTYAAYREKVSQDLQYKLTHTPDDALLPYTQLNETRMNRLDKTIVLTDEVRAKLQQLKQKYTFYVISEGWCGDAAQLLPVINKLVEGTDAIQLKIIFRDDNLDIMNQYLTNGSQSIPKLIILDDKDDEVAVWGPRPVPATELIQENKKQFGKVTDEGKAALQVWYNKDKGETTQKEIVALLK; encoded by the coding sequence ATGGAAGCTTTAACAATTGCCACTGCTTTTACTTACGCAGCTTATCGTGAAAAAGTTAGTCAAGATTTACAATATAAATTAACGCATACTCCAGACGATGCTTTACTGCCTTATACGCAACTGAATGAAACGCGTATGAATCGTTTAGACAAAACTATTGTTTTAACGGATGAAGTTCGTGCTAAATTGCAACAACTTAAACAAAAATATACATTTTACGTAATTAGTGAAGGCTGGTGCGGGGATGCGGCTCAGTTATTACCTGTAATAAATAAATTAGTTGAAGGTACAGATGCTATTCAGCTAAAAATTATTTTTAGAGATGATAATTTAGATATTATGAATCAATATTTAACCAACGGTTCTCAATCTATTCCAAAGTTAATTATTTTAGATGATAAAGATGATGAGGTTGCTGTTTGGGGCCCACGCCCGGTTCCTGCTACCGAATTAATTCAGGAAAATAAAAAACAATTTGGTAAAGTTACGGACGAAGGTAAAGCTGCATTACAAGTTTGGTATAATAAAGATAAAGGTGAAACTACGCAAAAAGAAATTGTTGCGTTATTAAAATAA
- a CDS encoding patatin-like phospholipase family protein: MIQNCKNIGITFSGGGTKGVAHAGVLKYLEELDIKPNMISATSAGAIVGALYAWGFSSKEILDFVKKIDFFRWKYFTLRKAGFIDSQALKTVFDTIFEDAIIGDLKIKLYITATDMVRNRIRIFDAKSKIVDAIMASCAFPGVMSPHIIDEVIYSDGGILNHFPTDVIQGRCDLLIGSYVSPLQKVDEKYLTSIKNVMSHALDLMQHQTNQNKFRMCDILIQPSELAQYSTFETNKRIMDKIFEIGYKKAKSTFEKTEVGNL; encoded by the coding sequence ATGATTCAAAATTGTAAAAATATCGGAATAACCTTTTCGGGTGGCGGAACCAAAGGCGTTGCACATGCTGGTGTTTTAAAATATCTTGAAGAATTAGATATAAAACCCAACATGATTTCAGCAACCAGTGCGGGTGCCATTGTTGGTGCTTTATATGCTTGGGGATTCAGTTCGAAAGAAATTTTAGATTTTGTAAAAAAAATCGATTTTTTTAGATGGAAATATTTTACCCTACGTAAAGCCGGATTTATAGATTCTCAAGCCCTAAAAACCGTTTTTGATACTATTTTTGAAGATGCTATAATTGGCGATTTAAAAATTAAGCTTTACATAACCGCTACCGATATGGTACGCAATCGCATACGCATTTTTGATGCAAAATCTAAAATTGTTGATGCCATTATGGCCTCGTGTGCATTTCCTGGCGTTATGTCACCACATATTATTGACGAAGTAATTTATTCAGATGGTGGCATTCTAAACCATTTTCCAACCGATGTAATTCAAGGACGTTGCGATTTGCTTATCGGCTCGTACGTAAGCCCGTTACAAAAGGTTGACGAAAAATATTTAACTTCTATTAAAAATGTTATGAGCCATGCGTTAGATTTGATGCAACATCAAACCAATCAAAACAAATTTAGAATGTGCGATATTTTAATCCAACCTAGTGAATTGGCTCAATACAGCACTTTTGAAACCAACAAACGAATTATGGACAAAATTTTTGAAATTGGATACAAAAAAGCCAAAAGTACTTTTGAAAAAACAGAAGTAGGAAATTTATAA
- a CDS encoding sulfate adenylyltransferase subunit 1: MDILRFITAGNVDDGKSTLIGRLLYDSKSILIDQIEAIEKASKFKDNGVLDLALITDGLRAEREQGITIDVAYKYFSTPKRKFIIADAPGHIQYTRNMITGASNSQLIILLVDARTGISEQTKRHAFIASMLKIPQVVVAVNKLDLVDFDEAIYRNIEAEFQELSKKLNLNQVTFIPISALNGDNIVDASAKMPWYNGPTLLSFLETVNIQEHVNLEASRFPVQYIIRPQTTELHDYRGYAGKITSGIFKKGDKIKVYPSEIEATIATIEVNLKEVNEAFAPQSAVIQLDKDIDISRGDLLVNLNQLPQFSNELEVQVCWMHQKPLQVGSKYLIQNQTNRLKAVVKSIKYLVDVNTFEKQFDATEVQLNQIAKINLKTVTPMAYDAFANLQAQGGIIFIDENSNVTVGAGILE; encoded by the coding sequence ATGGATATATTACGATTTATAACCGCCGGAAATGTTGACGACGGAAAAAGTACTTTAATCGGTCGTTTATTATACGATAGCAAAAGTATTTTAATTGATCAGATTGAAGCAATAGAAAAAGCAAGCAAATTTAAAGACAATGGCGTTTTAGATTTAGCTTTAATTACAGACGGATTACGTGCCGAACGCGAACAAGGTATTACTATAGATGTAGCATATAAATATTTTTCTACACCAAAACGTAAGTTTATTATTGCCGATGCGCCTGGGCACATTCAATATACGCGTAACATGATTACCGGTGCTTCAAATTCGCAATTAATTATTTTATTAGTTGATGCACGTACCGGTATTAGCGAGCAAACCAAACGCCATGCGTTTATTGCATCTATGCTAAAAATTCCACAAGTTGTAGTTGCGGTTAATAAACTAGATTTAGTTGATTTTGACGAAGCTATTTACCGTAACATTGAAGCCGAATTTCAAGAACTAAGCAAAAAATTAAACCTAAACCAAGTAACATTTATACCAATTAGCGCTTTAAACGGTGATAACATTGTAGATGCATCAGCAAAAATGCCTTGGTACAACGGCCCAACATTATTAAGCTTTTTAGAAACGGTTAATATTCAAGAGCACGTAAATTTAGAAGCAAGCCGTTTTCCGGTTCAGTACATTATTCGTCCTCAAACTACCGAATTACACGATTATCGCGGTTACGCCGGTAAAATTACAAGCGGAATATTTAAAAAGGGAGATAAAATTAAAGTTTATCCATCTGAAATTGAAGCAACCATTGCAACAATTGAAGTAAATTTAAAAGAAGTTAACGAAGCTTTTGCACCACAATCTGCCGTAATTCAATTAGATAAAGATATTGATATTAGCCGAGGTGATTTATTAGTAAACTTAAATCAGCTACCTCAATTTAGTAATGAGCTAGAAGTTCAGGTTTGTTGGATGCACCAAAAGCCACTTCAGGTTGGTAGTAAATATTTAATTCAAAATCAAACCAATCGTTTAAAAGCGGTGGTAAAATCTATTAAATATTTGGTTGATGTAAATACGTTCGAAAAACAATTTGATGCTACAGAAGTACAATTAAATCAAATTGCTAAAATCAATCTTAAAACAGTAACGCCAATGGCATATGATGCCTTTGCTAATTTACAAGCACAAGGTGGAATTATATTTATAGATGAAAATTCGAATGTTACTGTAGGTGCCGGAATATTAGAATAA
- a CDS encoding phosphoadenylyl-sulfate reductase: protein MNTVLKTKYDALLEQGIDKLDFQQQIAYLTQHFSEIVFSTSFSYEDQAITFLLKNEPVEIFTLDTGRLFEQTYETWNRTVAKYKVKIKTYTPPAAELSAFLTEKGPDSFYQSVENRKQCCNIRKVIPLNQAIQGKQVWITGLRAEHSPNRKDIPVFEWDETHQIIKFNPILFWTTDQVQEFITNNQIPYNSLHKKGFVSIGCAPCTRAIQEGEDFRAGRWWWEDASKKECGLHIHK from the coding sequence ATGAATACCGTATTAAAAACCAAATACGATGCGTTGTTAGAACAAGGCATCGACAAACTTGATTTTCAACAACAAATAGCCTATTTAACACAACATTTTTCTGAAATTGTTTTCTCTACAAGCTTTAGTTATGAAGATCAGGCAATCACTTTTTTACTAAAAAATGAACCTGTAGAAATTTTTACTTTAGATACCGGGCGTTTGTTTGAACAAACGTATGAAACGTGGAACAGAACCGTAGCCAAGTACAAAGTAAAAATTAAAACCTATACCCCACCCGCAGCAGAATTAAGTGCTTTTTTAACCGAAAAAGGGCCCGATTCATTTTATCAATCGGTAGAAAACAGAAAGCAATGTTGTAACATCCGTAAAGTAATTCCGTTAAACCAAGCAATACAAGGTAAACAAGTTTGGATAACCGGATTGCGTGCTGAACATTCACCAAACAGAAAAGATATTCCGGTTTTTGAATGGGATGAAACGCATCAAATTATAAAATTCAATCCTATTTTATTCTGGACAACCGATCAGGTTCAAGAATTTATTACCAACAACCAAATTCCATACAACAGCTTGCACAAAAAAGGTTTTGTGAGCATTGGCTGTGCACCATGTACGCGTGCAATTCAGGAAGGCGAAGATTTTAGAGCCGGCCGTTGGTGGTGGGAAGATGCATCAAAAAAAGAATGTGGACTACATATACATAAATAA
- a CDS encoding YiiX/YebB-like N1pC/P60 family cysteine hydrolase produces the protein MSVIKNIFQKIIFLLALLLTQLFTAQNHSFKNGDLLFININCGPMCDAINAVTQGYNNEKFNHMGLVVVQNGETFVYEAIGKAVVKTPIKTFLAYSKDPIYVGELLPEYQKLIPNALTFSENQLGIPYDSDFIYNNGKYYCSELIYDAFLTANNNQPFFQLFPMTYKEPNSADYFPIWVTHFKKQGIEIPEEQPGCNPGGMSLDNKITLKRIN, from the coding sequence ATGTCTGTTATAAAAAACATCTTTCAAAAAATAATTTTCTTACTTGCGTTATTGCTAACTCAGCTTTTTACAGCACAAAACCATTCGTTTAAAAACGGCGATTTATTATTTATTAACATCAATTGCGGACCAATGTGCGATGCCATAAATGCGGTTACGCAAGGATATAATAACGAAAAGTTTAATCATATGGGATTGGTTGTGGTACAAAACGGAGAAACTTTTGTTTACGAAGCCATTGGCAAGGCCGTTGTTAAAACACCCATAAAAACATTTTTGGCTTATTCTAAAGATCCGATTTATGTTGGAGAATTATTACCCGAATACCAAAAGTTAATTCCAAACGCTTTAACTTTTTCAGAAAACCAATTAGGCATTCCGTACGATAGTGATTTTATATACAACAACGGAAAATATTATTGTTCAGAATTAATTTACGATGCATTTTTAACTGCCAATAACAATCAACCGTTTTTTCAATTATTTCCGATGACGTACAAAGAACCAAATTCTGCAGATTATTTTCCAATTTGGGTTACTCATTTTAAAAAACAAGGCATCGAAATTCCAGAAGAACAACCAGGTTGTAACCCCGGCGGCATGAGTTTAGATAATAAAATTACATTAAAACGAATAAATTAA
- the cysD gene encoding sulfate adenylyltransferase subunit CysD, with amino-acid sequence MSTKYELDYLDQLESESIHIFREVAGQFERPALLFSGGKDSITLVHLALKAFKPGKFPFPLIHIDTGHNFPEVLQFRDKLAEQIGEKLIVRKVEDTIKRQGLKEAKGKFASRNALQTYTLLETIEEFELDCCIGGARRDEEKARAKERIFSVRDEFGGWDPKLQRPELWNLYNGKISKGENVRAFPISNWTELDIWNYIKRENIQLPSIYFTHNREVIHVQNQLLATNEFVVIEESDIITNENVRYRTVGDMTCTAAVASEAHSIDDIISEIMASKTSERGETRIDDRISEAAMEDRKKQGYF; translated from the coding sequence ATGAGTACAAAATACGAACTAGATTATTTAGATCAATTAGAATCTGAATCAATTCATATATTTAGAGAAGTTGCAGGGCAATTTGAACGCCCGGCATTGCTTTTTAGTGGCGGAAAAGATAGTATAACTTTGGTGCATTTAGCACTTAAAGCCTTTAAACCAGGAAAATTCCCTTTTCCATTAATTCATATTGATACCGGACATAACTTTCCGGAAGTTTTACAATTTAGAGACAAACTGGCCGAGCAAATTGGTGAAAAACTAATTGTTAGAAAAGTTGAAGATACCATTAAACGCCAAGGTTTAAAAGAAGCTAAAGGTAAGTTTGCAAGCCGTAATGCTTTACAAACGTACACGCTTTTAGAAACCATTGAAGAATTTGAATTGGATTGTTGTATTGGAGGTGCTCGCCGTGACGAAGAAAAAGCACGTGCGAAAGAGCGTATATTCTCGGTTCGTGACGAATTTGGCGGTTGGGATCCTAAATTACAACGCCCAGAATTGTGGAACTTATATAACGGAAAAATTAGCAAAGGCGAAAACGTAAGAGCTTTCCCGATTAGCAACTGGACCGAATTAGATATTTGGAACTACATTAAGCGCGAAAACATTCAATTACCTTCTATTTACTTCACACACAACCGAGAGGTTATTCACGTTCAAAACCAATTATTAGCAACAAACGAATTTGTGGTTATTGAAGAAAGCGATATTATTACCAATGAAAATGTACGTTACCGCACCGTGGGCGATATGACATGTACTGCAGCAGTTGCCTCAGAAGCGCATTCTATTGATGATATTATTAGCGAAATTATGGCTTCTAAAACCAGCGAACGTGGCGAAACCAGAATTGACGACAGAATTTCTGAAGCAGCAATGGAAGATCGCAAAAAACAAGGTTATTTTTAA
- a CDS encoding sulfite exporter TauE/SafE family protein: MGNKSTPKKIEVLLIGGSTAAAEELNKLLQSKIIGKIFVYAPSLSDDIRALMDKDPQVERVELLTENYLQLVSLVIVVNPTKSSKTWLALAHDKEIPIEETFSLSKVDKRKRGNGEKKWRHIALFSFLAFIILLFINILSFYFTWQDVNLAFQFLNENTDDRFVILLCVGFIAQMIDGALGMGYGVTSTAALLYLGVPLPSISSSIHTAEIFSSGASGFSHYKFGNINKKLLKNIVYPGIAGAVIGAILLSTLGDEYANIIKPILAAYTLILGIKIFTNAFKKRTARKKIKRVGWLAGIGGFLDSFGGGGWGPVVTSTLISKGKTPKYVIGTVSLTEFFVTMASALTFFTVIGIGHWQLILALVLGGTIAAPLAAKLAGKLPVKQMFIGVGLLIIIWSLNIFLKALGVY, translated from the coding sequence ATGGGAAACAAATCTACCCCGAAAAAAATAGAAGTTTTGCTAATTGGCGGTTCTACGGCAGCAGCCGAAGAACTTAACAAATTATTGCAAAGCAAAATTATAGGCAAAATTTTTGTTTATGCGCCAAGTTTAAGCGACGATATTCGTGCTTTAATGGATAAAGATCCGCAAGTGGAGCGCGTAGAATTGTTAACCGAAAATTATTTACAATTAGTTAGTTTAGTTATTGTTGTGAACCCAACCAAAAGCAGTAAAACTTGGTTGGCATTAGCACATGATAAAGAAATACCGATAGAAGAAACTTTTAGCCTAAGCAAAGTTGATAAACGAAAAAGAGGAAATGGTGAAAAAAAATGGAGGCACATTGCTTTATTTAGCTTTTTAGCATTCATTATTTTATTGTTCATTAACATTCTTTCTTTTTATTTTACTTGGCAGGATGTAAATCTGGCTTTTCAATTTTTAAATGAAAACACCGACGATCGTTTTGTAATATTACTTTGCGTAGGTTTTATTGCCCAAATGATTGATGGCGCTTTAGGAATGGGGTACGGAGTTACCAGTACTGCAGCTTTATTGTATTTAGGCGTTCCGCTACCGTCGATCAGCAGTAGTATTCATACGGCCGAAATATTTTCTAGTGGAGCTTCCGGATTTAGCCATTATAAGTTTGGAAACATCAACAAAAAACTATTAAAAAACATTGTTTATCCGGGTATTGCTGGTGCCGTAATTGGGGCTATTTTACTTTCTACCTTAGGAGATGAATATGCAAATATTATTAAACCTATATTAGCTGCTTATACGTTAATTTTAGGAATTAAAATATTTACCAATGCCTTTAAAAAACGTACAGCGCGTAAAAAAATTAAACGCGTAGGTTGGTTAGCCGGAATTGGAGGGTTTTTAGATTCATTTGGCGGCGGCGGCTGGGGACCGGTAGTTACCAGTACTTTAATATCTAAAGGAAAAACACCTAAATATGTTATTGGAACGGTAAGTTTAACCGAGTTTTTTGTTACCATGGCCAGCGCATTAACTTTTTTTACTGTTATTGGTATTGGGCATTGGCAACTTATTTTAGCTTTAGTTTTAGGCGGAACCATTGCAGCACCTTTGGCAGCTAAATTAGCAGGTAAATTACCTGTAAAACAAATGTTTATTGGTGTTGGTTTACTAATTATTATTTGGAGTTTAAATATATTTTTAAAAGCTTTAGGTGTATATTAA
- a CDS encoding RrF2 family transcriptional regulator, with translation MISKKCKYALKAMVCLARNYQQGSLTTAHIAEKENIPKKFLEQILLELKRWKLVNSKQGIGGGYYLLKHPSEVSLADLYRIFDGPISLTPCVSLNYYEKCDDCLDEATCYLRKQLIIIRDETRASMMQATLEAFIKG, from the coding sequence ATGATTTCTAAAAAATGTAAATACGCATTAAAAGCAATGGTTTGCTTGGCAAGAAACTACCAACAAGGCAGTTTAACTACAGCACATATTGCCGAAAAAGAAAATATTCCAAAAAAATTTTTGGAGCAAATTTTGTTAGAATTAAAACGCTGGAAATTAGTAAACAGCAAACAAGGCATTGGCGGCGGATATTACTTACTTAAACATCCTTCAGAAGTTTCTCTGGCCGATTTATACCGTATTTTTGACGGTCCAATTTCTCTTACGCCTTGCGTTTCATTAAATTATTACGAAAAATGTGATGATTGTTTAGACGAAGCAACTTGTTATTTACGCAAACAATTAATTATTATTCGTGACGAAACCCGTGCTAGCATGATGCAAGCAACCCTTGAAGCCTTTATAAAAGGCTAA